A genomic window from Elaeis guineensis isolate ETL-2024a chromosome 3, EG11, whole genome shotgun sequence includes:
- the LOC105041223 gene encoding endonuclease 4, translating into MGLLVFLHIFLLSVIATAPWADAWGKHGHFMVCKIAEKYFTEKTAKAVLDLLPKSAEGELASVCSWADEIRFHYRWSSPLHYINTPNCTYKYSRDCFNDRGQEGMCVVGAINNYTEQLRSYGDSSDRYNLTESLMFLAHFVGDVHQPLHVGLEADEGGNTIIVHWYRRKTNLHHVWDTEIIDTATRDFYDDNINSMIESIQRNITNGWSDEIDHWENCHNKYKTCANDYAIESNHLACRYAYKDAEQDSTLADDYFFSRLPIVEERIAQAGVRLALILNRIFDGSVDDMIQSS; encoded by the exons ATGGGTCTGTTGGTCTTCCTCCACATCTTTCTTCTCTCTGTAATCGCTACAGCTCCATGGGCCGATGCTTGGGGCAAGCATGGCCATTTCATGGTCTGTAAAATAGCAGAG AAATATTTCACGGAGAAAACTGCGAAAGCGGTGTTGGATCTCCTTCCAAAGTCGGCGGAAGGGGAGCTGGCATCAGTGTGCTCGTGGGCCGACGAGATCCGGTTCCATTATCGCTGGTCGAGCCCTCTCCATTACATTAATACCCCTAATTGCACGTACAAGTACTCAA GGGATTGTTTCAATGACAGAGGTCAGGAAGGTATGTGTGTGGTTGGAGCAATCAACAATTACACGGAACAGCTGCGAAGTTATGGGGACTCTTCAGATAGAT ATAATCTGACAGAAAGCTTGATGTTTCTCGCCCATTTTGTGGGAGATGTACATCAACCTCTACACGTAGGATTGGAGGCTGATGAAGGTGGGAATACTATAATCGTCCATTGGTATAGAAGGAAGACCAACCTTCATCAT GTATGGGATACGGAGATTATAGATACTGCAACGCGTGATTTTTATGATGATAACATCAATTCCATGATAGAATCCATTCAGAGGAACATCACG AATGGATGGTCTGATGAAATCGATCATTGGGAGAATTGTCATAATAAGTATAAGACTTGTGCCAATGA TTATGCCATAGAGAGCAATCACTTAGCCTGTCGTTATGCATATAAGGATGCCGAACAGGATTCAACATTAGCAG ATGATTATTTCTTTTCTCGATTACCAATTGTGGAGGAGAGGATTGCCCAAGCTGGTGTCAGATTAGCTTTGATACTCAATCGAATTTTTGATGGGAGTGTTGATGATATGATACAAAGCTCCTAG
- the LOC105041224 gene encoding endonuclease 2: MGWLFFLHFFLLSLMARAPCTDAWGKEGHYMVCKIAEQYLTKRASNAVLDLLPPAAEGELASVCSWADQVRFRYRWASPLHYANTPGVCNFKYSRDCHNSRDELDMCVVGAINNYTTQLLNYKDSSNGYNLTESIMFLAHFMGDVHQPLHVAFEADEGGNTIDVRWYRRKSNLHHVWDVNMIETAMRDFYERDVNVMIESIEKNITDGWSDEVSQWKACNGDSVTCADKYASESIKLACDYAYKDVDEGSTLEDDYFFSRLPVVEKRIAQGGVRLAALLNRIFSKKVGGNLKFVE; the protein is encoded by the exons ATGGGTTGGTTATTCTTCCtccatttctttcttctttctctgatGGCAAGGGCTCCATGCACCGATGCATGGGGCAAGGAGGGACATTACATGGTGTGCAAGATTGCGGAG CAATATCTCACGAAGAGAGCTTCCAATGCAGTGTTGGATCTCCTTCCACCGGCGGCAGAAGGGGAGTTGGCATCGGTGTGTTCATGGGCTGACCAGGTCCGATTCCGGTACCGTTGGGCTAGCCCACTCCATTATGCCAACACCCCGGGAGTTTGCAACTTCAAGTATTCAA GGGATTGTCACAATTCCAGAGACGAGCTAGATATGTGTGTAGTTGGAGCAATCAACAATTATACTACGCAGCTATTAAATTATAAAGATTCATCAAATGGAT ATAACTTGACTGAGAGCATAATGTTCCTGGCGCACTTTATGGGAGATGTACACCAACCTTTGCATGTAGCATTCGAGGCTGACGAAGGTGGTAATACTATAGACGTCCGTTGGTATCGGAGGAAGTCCAACCTTCACCAT GTGTGGGATGTGAATATGATAGAGACCGCCATGCGTGACTTCTACGAGAGGGATGTTAATGTCATGATAGAATCCATTGAGAAGAACATCACT GATGGATGGTCAGATGAAGTTAGCCAGTGGAAGGCCTGTAATGGAGATTCAGTCACTTGTGCAGACAA GTATGCCTCGGAAAGCATAAAACTTGCCTGTGATTATGCATACAAGGATGTCGATGAAGGTTCCACTTTAGAAG ATGATTATTTCTTTTCTCGGCTTCCTGTGGTGGAAAAGAGAATAGCACAAGGTGGTGTGAGATTAGCTGCATTGCTCAACCGAATTTTCAGCAAAAAAGTTGGAGGAAACCTGAAATTTGTGGAATGA